Part of the Pyricularia oryzae 70-15 chromosome 3, whole genome shotgun sequence genome, TCGTGCCTGTCGCTTCTCATCTTGGCGCTGGGCTCCATCGCCACCCCTTTTGGAGCCAGCCTCGACGCAAGGCCCGGATCCACGGAATACGCACAGGCAAGGTCGTACTTCTGCGCTGCCGAGAAGAGGCTTGGCATGCTCCTGACGAATGATCAAGTCATTGCTCCCCAGTGCCTGTTCCTTGCCGGCGTCTTCCTCATGTGCACGTTTCAACCCCACAAGGCGTGGCGCTGTTTTGTGCAATCTCTGGCCTGTTGCCAACAGTTTCCCTTCCTGACGCCTGAATCTCAGAGGCAATACCGCGATGAGGTAACACGCGACCACGATCCTGCTGTCGACCTGCAGCAAGCCATTTACTGGTCTGCTTGGAAGTCGGAACGGGAAGTCCGGGGTTATCTCCACCTGCAAGACTTTTCAGAGCACCACAGCATGACGAACCTATACCCATCATTCTTTCCCACGCCACCCTCGGCCCGGGCGATATCGGCAGACACTACACATCAGCGAGAAGAGATGTCTTGGTATTTCTACCTGTCGGAAATTTCTCTAAGACGTCTCAGCTCCCGAATCGCCGCCGAGATGATTGAACTGCAACAAAAACACAAGTCTCGGGGGTCATTTCTCACGGCCATGGCAGATCTAGTCCCGTCGTTTGAGGAGCAGACGATTGACTGGATACGATCTCTGCCTGCCAGCCTTTCGTTCGACGCACCCATCGGCCAAGACGACGTCTGTAGGTTCGTGTTGCGCGGACACGTAGTCAACGTATACGAGATGATTTACTGGCCATTTGTCACTGCGCTGCTGGACTCTAGCTCGCACGAGAGCCCGCGCAACGAGAGCTTTGCGCTGTTGGCGAACAAGGGAATTGAAAATCACGCGTTCCGCCTGCGGGTCAACAAGCAGGGATTCTACCACCGGCACCATGGCACCTATTACATGATGGCTTCATGTGCCAGAAGTGCGCTGGTGCTGGCTGCATACAGGTCCACCCCCGGGTCGAGTCCGCTCGGGTCAGGCGTGGAGGAGGCGGTTGGTTTGTTGGAGTACTGGAGCGACGAGACGCATGACTTTGAACGAGTGCGTGTGCATCTGCAGCAGCATCTGGAATACCTGCAAGAATGATTGTACATGCCAAGATTCTGcactagaaaaaaaagtaacaaGCAACAAGCTGGATCGTCTTTGCAAAATGTGAACTACCGGTGACAATAATATCAGCATGTGGGTCCTCTTGACCCTGGTGTCCCCTGCTTCCCCGCGCGGGGGTCGCGGAATATCGCAGTTGAGGAATGTGTGGAGACAAGTTGCAGTGGTATTTCTCGGGTATATTTCAGACACCATACTGACATTTGCATATCACGAGCAGTTCACACGTATTGACATTCGATATTCGACATTTGACCTTTTCATTGCTCTCAGTTGCTCTTAGCTGCTCTCAGTAACTGCTCCCTTGCCACACACTCTCTCACAGGCACATACGCAATGTCTTGCAAAATGCTGCGCGTCAGCGGCACGCAG contains:
- a CDS encoding C6 zinc finger domain-containing protein; its protein translation is MEPTERARPAPRGTAAYQRRRAVKACQVCRARRTKCDNLKPSCSFCLKTGAKCIQSPVDFSSFDPASLKILERLDDLEQLVRGQNAQDAIAEDFNSLDPLQVGMVLPMSVDELLAKLVSQGRLPPAEMASPRLTAYASPGSFDLEEPSRVRPLLDRFFEYVHVKNPILDETHTRHVVQTTVVNGIDWSAESCLSLLILALGSIATPFGASLDARPGSTEYAQARSYFCAAEKRLGMLLTNDQVIAPQCLFLAGVFLMCTFQPHKAWRCFVQSLACCQQFPFLTPESQRQYRDEVTRDHDPAVDLQQAIYWSAWKSEREVRGYLHLQDFSEHHSMTNLYPSFFPTPPSARAISADTTHQREEMSWYFYLSEISLRRLSSRIAAEMIELQQKHKSRGSFLTAMADLVPSFEEQTIDWIRSLPASLSFDAPIGQDDVCRFVLRGHVVNVYEMIYWPFVTALLDSSSHESPRNESFALLANKGIENHAFRLRVNKQGFYHRHHGTYYMMASCARSALVLAAYRSTPGSSPLGSGVEEAVGLLEYWSDETHDFERVRVHLQQHLEYLQE